One region of Herpetosiphonaceae bacterium genomic DNA includes:
- a CDS encoding ABC transporter ATP-binding protein: protein MATITIKTIRKTYPGTKQPAVDDVNLTIEDGEFMVLLGPSGCGKTTLLRMIAGLEYPDHGRITIGERDVTDLPPRARQIAMVFQSYAIFPHLTVFENVAFGLRMRKESGPDVRRKVDHAAGLLQLEPYLDRYPAQLSGGQRQRVAVARAIVMEPKVLLMDEPLSNLDALLRLHFRAELKKLVQDLHATTIYVTHDQVEALSLGDRIAVMRQGEIVQCDTPMQVYDRPASEFVGSFIGNPPMNFLRGRLERRDGAAQVLLADHPLAASPGLTHQPEREVLVGIRAEHIEARTAAAPDTLPAQAEVIEPLGSHLLITALIGDQRLKLQTHVDFPVQANQPLWLRPDPGKLRYFDPETKRDLIGAP, encoded by the coding sequence ATGGCGACGATTACGATCAAGACGATCCGCAAGACCTACCCCGGCACGAAGCAGCCCGCCGTCGACGACGTGAATCTGACGATCGAGGATGGCGAGTTCATGGTGCTGCTCGGCCCGAGCGGCTGCGGCAAGACCACGCTGCTGCGGATGATCGCCGGGCTGGAGTATCCCGATCATGGCCGGATCACGATCGGCGAGCGCGATGTTACCGATCTGCCGCCGCGCGCCCGTCAGATCGCGATGGTCTTTCAGAGCTATGCCATCTTTCCGCATCTGACGGTCTTCGAGAACGTGGCCTTTGGCCTGCGCATGCGCAAAGAGTCCGGCCCCGATGTCAGGCGCAAGGTCGATCATGCCGCCGGGCTGCTCCAGCTTGAGCCGTATCTCGATCGCTACCCGGCACAGCTTTCGGGCGGCCAGCGCCAGCGCGTCGCCGTGGCCCGCGCGATCGTGATGGAGCCGAAGGTGCTGCTGATGGACGAGCCGCTGTCGAATCTCGATGCGCTGCTGCGGCTGCATTTTCGCGCCGAGCTCAAGAAGCTGGTGCAGGATCTTCATGCCACGACGATCTATGTGACCCACGATCAGGTTGAGGCGCTCAGCCTGGGCGACCGCATCGCCGTGATGCGTCAGGGCGAGATCGTGCAGTGCGACACACCGATGCAGGTCTATGATCGCCCGGCCAGCGAGTTTGTCGGCAGCTTTATCGGCAATCCGCCGATGAATTTTCTGCGCGGCAGGCTCGAACGCCGCGACGGAGCCGCGCAGGTGCTCCTGGCCGATCATCCGCTGGCGGCATCGCCTGGATTGACGCACCAGCCGGAGCGCGAGGTGCTGGTCGGCATTCGCGCCGAGCACATCGAGGCCCGCACCGCCGCAGCGCCCGATACGCTGCCGGCTCAGGCCGAGGTGATCGAGCCGCTGGGATCGCATCTGCTGATCACGGCGCTGATCGGCGATCAGCGGCTCAAGCTGCAAACGCACGTCGATTTTCCGGTCCAGGCCAACCAGCCCTTGTGGCTACGGCCAGATCCTGGTAAGCTGCGCTACTTCGATCCAGAGACGAAGCGTGACCTGATCGGCGCGCCGTAA
- a CDS encoding sugar ABC transporter permease has translation MSGQVTQRADLEREKVPAPPLAVRPRRRSLGPYLLLAPAGVFLAVFFVWPMVQALLLAFQNEAGTFTLEPFRRMVNDIAFGRAVRNTLLLIVVIVPLQMVLALIMALLLQSGLRGTGLLLYLWAIPLAISDLAAGIVWLAIFADRGYLNSALVGLGLSETSIRFLSYENPVSMFLAVVLAETWRATSIVMVILLAGLQVIPKEYGEAAAVFGANGWQRLRHVTLPMLLPSIQVALILRTILAFQVFAVVIALAGRNLPVLAGEAYYWYGSYSNPNVAAAYALLILIFSVLNTGIYLRALRVRDEAIGVT, from the coding sequence ATGTCAGGTCAAGTAACGCAGCGAGCCGATCTGGAGCGGGAGAAGGTTCCCGCTCCACCACTGGCCGTCCGCCCGCGACGGCGCAGCCTGGGACCGTACCTGCTGCTCGCGCCCGCCGGGGTGTTTCTGGCGGTCTTTTTCGTCTGGCCGATGGTGCAGGCGCTCCTGCTGGCGTTCCAGAACGAAGCGGGCACCTTCACGCTTGAGCCGTTTCGCCGCATGGTCAACGACATCGCCTTCGGGCGCGCCGTGCGGAACACGCTGCTGCTGATCGTCGTGATCGTGCCGCTGCAAATGGTGCTGGCGCTGATCATGGCGCTGCTGCTGCAGAGCGGCCTGCGCGGCACGGGGCTACTGCTCTACCTGTGGGCAATCCCGCTGGCGATCTCCGACCTGGCGGCGGGCATCGTCTGGCTGGCGATCTTCGCCGACCGGGGCTACCTCAACTCGGCGCTGGTGGGGCTGGGCCTGAGCGAGACGAGCATTCGCTTTTTGAGCTACGAAAACCCGGTCAGCATGTTCCTGGCGGTGGTGCTGGCCGAAACCTGGCGGGCCACATCGATCGTGATGGTGATCCTGCTGGCCGGGCTTCAGGTGATCCCCAAGGAGTACGGCGAGGCCGCCGCTGTCTTTGGCGCGAACGGCTGGCAGCGCCTGCGGCATGTCACGCTGCCGATGCTGCTTCCGAGCATCCAGGTCGCGCTGATCCTGCGCACGATCCTGGCGTTTCAGGTCTTCGCGGTGGTGATCGCGCTGGCCGGGCGCAACCTGCCCGTGCTTGCGGGCGAGGCGTACTACTGGTACGGCAGCTACAGCAATCCCAACGTCGCGGCGGCCTACGCGCTGCTGATCCTGATCTTTTCGGTGCTCAACACCGGCATTTACCTGCGAGCGCTGCGCGTCCGCGATGAAGCGATAGGTGTGACATGA
- a CDS encoding carbohydrate ABC transporter permease, which yields MPIPRQSGPPRRVYRNTLLYAAALLISLFMVLPIYLIMIAAFSPRAAISAFPKALVPAEFSTETLLFFLRSTGVTRAARNSVLVGLLTLAISLLLGAPAGYALARFAFRGRDTFKLLILSTRAFPIVILSIPLAVTFITWRLYDSLLAVALVHTALALPTTILVTSSIFMSVPKDLEEAALTLGCTPLGAFRRIVLPLALPGLAASAIFTFVLSWNEVFAATILTVRNRTLPAHVLGVLNDSPLPFRFAGGFALVVPSLIFIFFMRRYLLNMWGRVTK from the coding sequence ATGCCCATCCCTCGGCAGAGCGGCCCGCCCCGGCGGGTGTACCGCAACACGCTGCTCTACGCCGCCGCGCTGCTGATCTCACTGTTCATGGTGCTGCCGATCTACCTGATCATGATCGCGGCGTTCAGCCCGCGCGCGGCGATCTCGGCCTTTCCCAAGGCGCTGGTACCCGCCGAGTTTTCCACCGAGACGCTGCTCTTCTTTCTGCGCTCTACGGGCGTGACTCGCGCCGCGCGCAACAGCGTGCTCGTGGGGCTGCTCACGCTGGCGATCTCGCTGCTGCTGGGAGCGCCCGCCGGATACGCCCTGGCGCGTTTCGCCTTTCGTGGCCGCGATACCTTCAAGCTGCTGATCCTCTCGACGCGCGCCTTTCCGATCGTGATCCTGTCGATCCCGCTGGCGGTGACGTTCATCACCTGGCGGCTCTACGACTCGCTGCTGGCGGTCGCGCTGGTCCACACCGCGCTGGCGCTGCCGACGACGATCCTGGTGACAAGCAGCATTTTTATGAGCGTGCCCAAAGATCTGGAAGAGGCCGCGCTGACTCTCGGCTGCACGCCGCTGGGCGCGTTCCGGCGCATTGTACTGCCCCTGGCGCTGCCCGGCCTCGCGGCGTCGGCGATCTTCACCTTTGTGCTCTCGTGGAACGAGGTCTTTGCCGCGACGATCCTGACGGTGCGCAACCGCACGCTTCCGGCGCACGTCCTGGGCGTGCTCAACGACTCGCCGCTGCCGTTTCGGTTCGCGGGCGGCTTCGCGCTGGTGGTTCCATCGCTGATCTTTATCTTTTTTATGCGCCGTTACCTGCTCAACATGTGGGGACGAGTGACGAAGTGA
- a CDS encoding trehalase family glycosidase produces the protein MTNQPHTELIEQARAVLADNWVGAFTKPSPRLYPHQWSWDSAFIAIGYARYDQARAEQELRSLFAGQWTNGMLPHIVFNPAASDYFPGPHEWHTVDHPHKPQNVQTTGIVQPPVHATAALHVFRHAQDTARAHAFLAELFPRLRDWHAYLYRERDPRGEGLVYIEHPWESGQDNSPLWDAALERITIDPDQIPSFQRVDITIVDPIDRPTKTEYDYYMYLVKLLIDRDYDDARIRADFPFLIQDVLFNTLLCQASRDLAEIARIVGESPGIFEAWAAQTASAIDAKLWDEQHGIYINYDLVADAPVDVHVAAGFTPLFAGVPDQARAERMYRYLNSDAFCALDDACYPVPCYDRHAPGYLPNRYWRGPVWINVDWAIYHGLRRYGFEAYAAWMRQRIIELVRDNGFFEHFTPETGAGHGTDQFSWTAALLIDLALG, from the coding sequence ATGACCAATCAACCGCATACCGAGCTGATCGAGCAGGCCAGGGCGGTGCTCGCCGACAACTGGGTCGGCGCGTTTACCAAGCCGTCGCCGCGTCTGTACCCGCACCAGTGGTCCTGGGACTCGGCGTTTATCGCGATCGGCTACGCCCGCTACGATCAGGCCCGCGCCGAGCAAGAGCTGCGCTCGCTCTTCGCCGGGCAGTGGACCAACGGCATGCTGCCGCATATTGTCTTCAATCCCGCCGCCAGCGACTATTTTCCGGGGCCGCACGAGTGGCACACCGTCGATCACCCCCACAAGCCCCAGAACGTACAGACTACCGGCATTGTCCAGCCGCCGGTCCATGCGACCGCCGCGCTGCATGTGTTTCGGCACGCGCAGGATACCGCTCGCGCCCACGCCTTTCTGGCCGAGCTGTTTCCCCGCCTGCGCGACTGGCACGCCTATCTCTACCGCGAGCGCGATCCGCGCGGCGAGGGGCTGGTCTACATCGAGCATCCCTGGGAGTCGGGCCAGGATAACTCGCCGCTGTGGGATGCCGCGCTGGAGCGCATCACGATCGATCCCGACCAGATTCCGTCGTTTCAGCGCGTGGACATCACGATCGTCGACCCGATCGATCGACCGACCAAGACCGAGTACGACTACTACATGTATCTGGTCAAGCTGCTGATCGACCGCGACTACGACGATGCCAGGATTCGCGCCGATTTTCCGTTTCTGATTCAGGACGTTTTGTTCAACACGCTGCTCTGCCAGGCTAGCCGCGATCTGGCCGAGATCGCGCGAATCGTCGGCGAGTCGCCGGGGATCTTCGAGGCGTGGGCCGCACAGACCGCCAGCGCGATCGACGCCAAGCTGTGGGACGAGCAGCACGGCATCTATATCAACTACGATCTGGTCGCCGACGCGCCCGTCGATGTGCATGTCGCGGCGGGCTTCACGCCGCTCTTCGCCGGAGTCCCCGATCAGGCGCGCGCCGAGCGGATGTATCGCTACTTGAACTCCGACGCCTTCTGCGCGCTGGACGATGCCTGCTACCCCGTGCCCTGCTATGATCGGCACGCGCCCGGCTACCTGCCCAACCGCTACTGGCGCGGCCCGGTGTGGATCAACGTCGACTGGGCGATCTACCACGGGCTGCGACGCTACGGCTTCGAGGCGTACGCCGCCTGGATGCGGCAGCGCATCATCGAGCTGGTGCGAGACAACGGCTTCTTCGAGCACTTCACGCCGGAGACGGGCGCGGGCCACGGCACCGACCAGTTTTCGTGGACCGCCGCGCTGCTGATCGATCTGGCGCTCGGCTAA
- a CDS encoding ABC transporter substrate-binding protein, protein MIRHSRPGTARHLLIMLILTLIISACGQTATPADQGGAPAAGSPAASAAPAASQAATSAAGSSADAGSLIFLSSQFKPVEEAERMRNTILAGFGGQVEFIPEDGGPFNDRIRAEAQGGQKTISIIGGLHGDFAPFVKDQLLEDLTPLMEKLKDRGFPESFVELSRMGSDKSYYVPWMQATYVLAVNKKALEHLPQGADQNALTYAQLNEWAANVEKATGERKLGFPGGPKGLIHRFFQGYLYPSYTGSSGVAGFKTPEAAQMWTEFKDMWAHANPQSTSYEFMQEPLLSEEVWIAWDHAARLITAVTEKPDDFVLLPAPAGPKGRGYMPVLAGLAIPKGAPNRQGAEQLIEYLTQPEQQITTLRENAFFPVTSAPIPQDLSAGVRLEAEAVQKQSSASDALPSLLPVGLGAKGGEFNKVYLDTFQRIVLNNEPVEQVLEQQATTLQQILNDTKAGCWPPDPPSEGPCQVK, encoded by the coding sequence ATGATTCGACATTCCCGTCCAGGCACCGCCCGCCACCTGCTGATCATGCTGATCCTGACGCTGATCATCAGCGCGTGCGGCCAGACCGCCACGCCTGCCGACCAGGGCGGAGCACCGGCTGCCGGGTCGCCCGCCGCCTCGGCAGCGCCCGCCGCGTCGCAAGCGGCTACCAGCGCCGCAGGATCGTCCGCAGATGCCGGATCGCTGATCTTCCTGTCCTCTCAGTTCAAGCCAGTTGAAGAAGCAGAGCGCATGCGCAACACGATCCTCGCCGGATTCGGCGGGCAGGTCGAGTTCATCCCCGAAGACGGCGGGCCATTCAACGACCGTATTCGGGCCGAGGCGCAGGGCGGCCAGAAGACGATCAGCATCATTGGCGGGCTGCACGGCGACTTCGCGCCGTTCGTCAAAGATCAACTGCTGGAAGATCTCACGCCGCTGATGGAGAAGCTCAAGGATCGCGGCTTTCCCGAGTCGTTTGTGGAGCTGAGCCGCATGGGCTCCGACAAGAGCTACTACGTGCCGTGGATGCAGGCGACCTATGTGCTGGCGGTGAACAAAAAAGCGCTCGAACATCTGCCGCAGGGCGCGGACCAGAACGCGCTGACCTACGCGCAGCTCAACGAGTGGGCCGCCAACGTCGAAAAAGCCACGGGCGAGCGTAAGCTGGGCTTTCCGGGCGGTCCCAAGGGCCTGATTCACCGCTTCTTCCAGGGCTATCTCTACCCATCGTACACCGGATCGTCGGGCGTCGCCGGCTTCAAAACGCCGGAGGCCGCGCAGATGTGGACCGAGTTCAAAGACATGTGGGCGCATGCCAATCCACAGTCGACGAGCTACGAGTTCATGCAGGAGCCGCTGCTCTCCGAGGAGGTCTGGATCGCCTGGGACCACGCCGCGCGGCTGATCACCGCCGTCACCGAAAAGCCCGACGACTTTGTGCTGCTGCCCGCGCCTGCGGGACCCAAGGGTCGCGGCTACATGCCGGTGCTGGCCGGTCTGGCGATCCCCAAGGGCGCGCCCAACCGCCAGGGCGCGGAGCAGTTGATCGAGTACCTGACGCAGCCGGAGCAGCAGATCACCACGCTGCGTGAAAATGCGTTCTTCCCCGTCACCAGCGCCCCGATCCCGCAAGACCTGTCGGCGGGCGTGCGCCTCGAAGCCGAGGCCGTGCAGAAACAGTCGTCGGCCAGCGATGCCCTGCCGTCGCTGCTGCCAGTGGGCCTGGGCGCGAAGGGCGGCGAGTTCAACAAAGTCTATCTCGACACCTTCCAGCGCATCGTGCTGAACAACGAGCCGGTCGAGCAGGTGCTTGAGCAGCAGGCCACCACGCTTCAGCAGATCTTGAACGACACCAAGGCCGGTTGCTGGCCGCCCGATCCGCCGAGCGAGGGGCCATGTCAGGTCAAGTAA